A single Longimicrobiaceae bacterium DNA region contains:
- a CDS encoding RidA family protein codes for MEFLQPAGWAPPRGYANGVAASGRLVLTAGQIGWDPATGEFASDDFAAQAEQALRNVAAVLREAGAAPEHLVRLTWYVTDREAYLASTREVGRAYRALFGRHFPAMAVVVVAGLLEARAKVEIEATAVVPG; via the coding sequence ATGGAATTTCTCCAGCCGGCCGGGTGGGCGCCGCCCCGCGGGTACGCCAACGGCGTGGCGGCGAGCGGCCGGCTCGTCCTCACCGCCGGGCAGATCGGGTGGGACCCGGCCACGGGCGAGTTCGCCTCGGACGACTTCGCCGCGCAGGCGGAGCAGGCGCTCCGCAACGTGGCCGCCGTGCTGCGCGAAGCGGGAGCGGCCCCGGAGCACCTGGTCCGCCTCACCTGGTACGTGACCGACCGGGAGGCGTACCTCGCCTCCACGCGGGAGGTGGGCCGGGCGTACCGCGCCCTCTTCGGGCGGCACTTCCCGGCGATGGCGGTGGTGGTGGTCGCCGGGCTCCTGGAGGCCCGGGCGAAGGTG